The following are encoded together in the Ralstonia insidiosa genome:
- a CDS encoding DUF4440 domain-containing protein, whose translation MEPSLDTAPALLNVLEDLRRREPIFHRPEFGTRREDFERMTTEDFWEVGASGQRYSRSYVLGVLDARHGHIGEDFWQTRDFRCQEIAPDNYLLTYTLVQSNRTTRRSTLWRRTMDGWKVVYHQGTIVADA comes from the coding sequence ATGGAACCGTCTCTGGACACTGCTCCCGCTCTACTCAACGTGCTGGAAGATTTGCGCCGGCGCGAGCCCATCTTCCACAGGCCGGAATTCGGCACCCGCCGAGAAGATTTCGAGCGCATGACAACGGAGGATTTCTGGGAAGTCGGTGCTTCGGGCCAACGCTATAGCCGCAGCTATGTGCTCGGCGTGCTGGATGCCCGGCATGGGCACATCGGGGAGGATTTCTGGCAAACGCGCGACTTCCGCTGCCAGGAAATCGCACCGGATAACTATCTGCTGACCTACACGCTGGTGCAATCGAATCGCACCACACGCCGATCAACACTTTGGCGACGCACGATGGATGGCTGGAAGGTCGTGTACCACCAGGGAACCATCGTGGCAGACGCCTGA